From Triticum urartu cultivar G1812 chromosome 2, Tu2.1, whole genome shotgun sequence, a single genomic window includes:
- the LOC125539596 gene encoding ubiquinol oxidase 1b, mitochondrial-like produces MSSRMAGATLLRHLGPRLFAAAEPASGLAASARGIMPAAARIFPARMASTEAAAPHAKQEDDAASPQAAATPEQQNKKPVVSYWGIEPRKLVKDDGTEWPWFCFRPWDTYRPDTSIDVAKHHEPKALADKVAYFVVRSLRVPRDLFFQRRHASHALLLETVAAVPPMVGGVLLHLRSLRRFEHSGGWIRALMEEAENERMHLMTFMEVTQPRWWERALVLAAQGVFFNAYFVGYLISPKFAHRFVGYLEEEAVESYTEYLKDLEAGLIENTPAPAIAIDYWRLPADARLKDVVTAVRADEAHHRDANHYASDVHYQGMTLNQSPAPLGYH; encoded by the coding sequence ATGAGCTCCCGGATGGCCGGAGCCACGCTTCTGCGCCACCTGGGCCCCCGCCTCTTCGCCGCCGCCGAGCCAGCCTCCGGGCTCGCCGCGAGCGCGAGGGGCATCATGCCCGCCGCCGCGAGGATCTTCCCCGCGCGGATGGCCAGCACCGAGGCCGCCGCCCCGCATGCCAAACAAGAAGATGATGCCGCGAGCCCCCAGGCGGCCGCGACTCCAGAGCAGCAGAACAAGAAGCCCGTGGTGAGCTACTGGGGCATCGAGCCTCGGAAGCTCGTCAAGGATGACGGCACGGAGTGGCCATGGTTCTGCTTCAGGCCGTGGGACACGTaccggccggacacgtccatcGACGTGGCCAAGCACCACGAGCCCAAGGCCCTGGCGGACAAGGTGGCCTACTTCGTGGTTCGGTCGCTGCGCGTGCCCCGGGACCTCTTCTTCCAGCGCCGGCACGCCAGCCATGCTCTGCTACTGGAAACGGTGGCGGCGGTGCCTCCCATGGTGGGCGGCGTGCTGCTGCACCTGCGCTCGCTCCGCCGCTTCGAGCACAGCGGCGGCTGGATCCGGGCGCTCATGGAGGAGGCCGAGAACGAGCGCATGCACCTCATGACCTTCATGGAGGTGACGCAGCCGCGGTGGTGGGAGCGCGCGCTCGTGCTCGCCGCGCAGGGCGTCTTCTTCAACGCCTACTTCGTCGGGTACCTCATTTCCCCCAAGTTCGCGCACCGCTTCGTCGGGTACCTCGAGGAGGAGGCCGTGGAGTCTTATACTGAGTATCTCAAGGACCTTGAGGCCGGATTGATCGAGAACACGCCCGCGCCGGCCATCGCCATCGACTACTGGCGCCTCCCCGCCGACGCCAGGCTCAAGGACGTCGTCACCGCCGTGCGCGCCGACGAGGCGCATCACCGCGACGCCAACCACTACGCATCGGACGTCCATTACCAGGGAATGACGCTGAATCAATCGCCTGCGCCGCTCGGGTACCACTGA